The following coding sequences are from one Myxococcus stipitatus window:
- a CDS encoding DUF6519 domain-containing protein translates to MSRSISREDFKELKNYLGVYLQQGRVLLDSDWNENQDIAVSFLRRLNREALGEGSPNSGFNISPVFPPPPTLLLENLDTSGKTFEEAISAILGTCLADMLNLLLYLVFGPLLFFLNFPGKKLDDMESLQGLTLSSPQGRLRIGKDRPYSGTGFLRLSGHAGTVTITRTLPGLTNLSAEEMLTFRYRMNAQVPGAIRFFLEDDAGNRSVWRIGITAMGADIWLAGFAAPLDLRYRIITSEILPAVRNKSYNAKVSAFAGKTPMTWSATGLPAGLSIAPDGPGEDSRNGEISGTPTVAGDFSVVVTVKDATNAVATRTLTLKVKETGETGISLPSATEILSAIQKYETPTGTPANLARIVKYGFEVYQDTTTPLVWDFDDLRTGSSALEKSMGEDNFIIRGSEFSQFINQITLFSALASAQEPSEGEEEDDDDLILNLLNLLNTDFQLAEPSIENAGRLYVAGLPCVQVNDVLYSQQADPNDPPLSPPPPGTVRKDTVYLDVWTEPVTYVEDPEIREIALGGPDTSTRLRARHRVRVAQGGGVPKGNGIGQGTLATEGAYTAQANRLYRVEIDTPGDIGTATFRWSEDNASTLQRIIEPIPTGSSRVVVEDASAFLAGDHVLIRKEFGEERHQIDSISGNVITLRGQTGSQLAALPAASRVAGFTTFAMSDRPMLQRWNGFKVPILADPQDATISSAIPLNDGVQVRFGGRAMRKGDVWSFKTRYLAGDEASGIDPESRIEQLAFQRARGVVHHYVPLATYSRDGGDTAPRRIYLIEDLRKRVANGGTVSTKLPNLTAISGSPPAEHLGSLALPPTGPDSKFVIFWSGDLFLTGTGNANATLTLRVSFYNDEMTDPTTEPDKGKIQDREVVVRLARKPRGVEVPLQLMFSKSDTPFLFLPEGFIPTSVQVFAKLEDSASTLSVELANMQVTALEIKKGY, encoded by the coding sequence ATGTCTCGCTCCATCTCCCGCGAGGACTTCAAGGAGCTCAAGAACTACCTCGGCGTCTACCTCCAGCAGGGTCGCGTGCTCCTCGACTCGGACTGGAACGAGAACCAGGACATCGCGGTCTCGTTCCTGCGCCGGCTCAACCGCGAGGCCCTGGGCGAGGGCAGCCCGAACTCGGGCTTCAACATCTCGCCCGTCTTCCCACCGCCCCCCACGCTCCTGCTGGAGAACCTGGACACCAGCGGGAAGACCTTCGAGGAGGCCATCAGCGCCATCCTGGGCACCTGCCTGGCGGACATGCTGAACCTGCTGCTGTACCTCGTCTTCGGCCCCCTGCTCTTCTTCCTCAACTTCCCGGGGAAGAAGCTGGACGACATGGAGTCGCTCCAGGGCCTGACGCTCTCCTCGCCCCAGGGCCGGCTGCGCATCGGTAAGGACCGCCCCTATTCGGGCACCGGCTTCCTGCGGCTGTCGGGCCATGCCGGCACGGTGACCATCACCCGCACCCTGCCCGGGCTGACCAACCTGTCCGCGGAGGAGATGCTCACCTTCCGCTACCGGATGAACGCCCAGGTCCCCGGGGCCATCCGCTTCTTCCTCGAGGACGACGCCGGCAACCGCTCCGTGTGGCGCATCGGCATCACCGCCATGGGCGCGGACATCTGGCTTGCGGGCTTCGCCGCGCCGCTGGACCTGCGCTACCGCATCATCACCTCCGAAATCCTGCCGGCGGTGAGGAACAAGTCCTACAACGCGAAGGTCTCCGCCTTCGCCGGCAAGACGCCCATGACGTGGAGCGCCACGGGGCTTCCCGCCGGACTGAGCATCGCCCCGGATGGCCCCGGTGAGGACTCGCGCAACGGGGAGATCTCCGGCACGCCCACCGTGGCCGGAGACTTCAGCGTCGTCGTGACGGTGAAGGACGCCACCAACGCCGTGGCCACGCGGACGCTGACCCTGAAGGTGAAGGAAACGGGCGAGACGGGCATCTCCCTGCCCAGCGCCACCGAAATCCTGAGCGCCATCCAGAAGTACGAGACGCCCACGGGCACGCCCGCGAACCTGGCCCGCATCGTCAAGTACGGCTTCGAGGTCTACCAGGACACGACCACGCCCCTCGTCTGGGACTTCGACGACCTGCGCACCGGCAGCAGCGCGCTCGAGAAGAGCATGGGGGAGGACAACTTCATCATCCGCGGCTCGGAGTTCTCCCAGTTCATCAATCAGATCACCCTGTTCAGCGCGCTCGCGAGCGCGCAGGAGCCGTCCGAGGGCGAGGAGGAGGATGACGACGACCTCATCCTCAACCTGCTGAACCTGCTGAACACCGACTTCCAGCTGGCCGAGCCGAGCATCGAGAACGCGGGCCGGCTCTATGTCGCCGGCCTGCCCTGCGTGCAGGTCAACGACGTCCTCTACTCCCAGCAGGCCGACCCGAACGACCCGCCCCTGTCCCCGCCTCCGCCGGGAACGGTCCGCAAGGACACCGTGTACCTGGACGTCTGGACGGAGCCCGTGACGTACGTCGAGGACCCGGAGATCCGCGAGATTGCCCTGGGGGGACCGGACACCAGCACGCGCCTGCGAGCGCGGCACCGCGTGCGCGTGGCCCAGGGCGGAGGCGTGCCCAAGGGCAACGGCATCGGCCAGGGGACCCTGGCCACCGAGGGCGCGTATACGGCCCAGGCCAACCGGCTCTACCGCGTGGAGATCGACACGCCGGGCGACATCGGCACCGCGACGTTCCGCTGGTCGGAGGACAACGCCTCCACCCTGCAGCGCATCATCGAGCCCATCCCCACCGGCTCCAGCCGGGTGGTGGTGGAGGACGCCTCGGCCTTCCTCGCCGGAGACCACGTCCTCATCCGCAAGGAGTTCGGAGAGGAGCGGCACCAGATCGACTCCATCTCCGGCAACGTCATCACGCTCCGGGGCCAGACGGGCTCTCAGCTGGCCGCGCTGCCCGCCGCCAGCCGCGTCGCCGGCTTCACCACCTTCGCCATGAGCGACCGGCCCATGCTCCAGCGGTGGAACGGCTTCAAGGTGCCCATCCTCGCGGACCCGCAGGACGCGACCATCTCCAGTGCCATCCCGCTCAACGACGGCGTGCAGGTGCGCTTCGGCGGCAGGGCCATGCGCAAGGGGGACGTCTGGAGCTTCAAGACGCGCTACCTCGCCGGTGACGAGGCGTCCGGCATCGACCCGGAGTCACGCATCGAGCAGCTCGCGTTCCAGCGGGCCCGCGGCGTGGTGCACCACTACGTGCCCCTGGCCACCTACTCGCGCGACGGCGGTGACACCGCGCCCAGGCGCATCTACCTCATCGAGGACCTGCGCAAGCGCGTCGCCAACGGCGGCACGGTGAGCACGAAGCTGCCCAACCTCACCGCCATCTCGGGCAGCCCGCCGGCCGAGCACCTGGGGAGCCTGGCGTTGCCGCCCACGGGCCCGGACAGCAAGTTCGTCATCTTCTGGTCCGGCGACCTGTTCCTCACCGGGACGGGGAACGCGAACGCGACGCTGACCCTCCGGGTGAGCTTCTACAACGACGAGATGACCGACCCGACCACGGAGCCCGACAAGGGGAAGATCCAGGACCGCGAGGTCGTGGTGCGGCTGGCCCGCAAGCCGAGGGGCGTCGAGGTGCCCCTGCAGCTGATGTTCTCCAAGAGCGACACCCCGTTCCTGTTCCTGCCGGAGGGGTTCATCCCCACCTCGGTCCAGGTGTTCGCGAAGCTGGAGGACTCGGCCAGCACGCTCAGCGTGGAGCTGGCGAACATGCAGGTCACGGCGCTGGAGATCAAGAAGGGCTACTAG
- a CDS encoding phage tail protein, whose amino-acid sequence MATDFPKLLFQYLPGLYRDKDTLGELQRFLEIMALPLEELEASVAQLHEDFFVTRARAELVPLIGALVGVEVDTSLPPRAQREQVSEAVRFYRSKGTQESLDRWAERLTQWRVTLVDFSRSVAQLPFVDALNPVTFLLDQPVTEAPAGSGHFVLGASPPRAQPLFDALTGRPITRLALAGHESEYAGVEGRFTLEERGVDLFRPPEGTTPRVARAADLTDFAQPRDVDGTTLVLSSHQVAVDPVLGRFKFAPPLPLAGNLRATFHALTPAAIATQAFHVGDPSRMRRLGRADDPAPYTVDLRAPRHARERVGQQHFDNHGFFVTPCRVLDDQRPNAVPVGASSGRFTFDNRPLTLGDDAGVALQLLDGLDGSPLTRAKLASLGQQRYVNQPWGFTLRVAGTVITDLAVTPAVRVVAANLSDFDQPRTVTGAPLSLASRDVAVDPQLGRFILDLTALGIQASDLRVDYLLGTATRVEDAVARVLDADSGVFTFSGDGAPVTLRDGFDGTPIDMALRLGRSPDDYHRAPRGWDIRRQGSDVGLLVEVKDLEDISVPVSAGHVAVDPRLGRLKFPSGFLSGNDRITVSYFFEDTAAQAQVFTSLAQRLPAAVPAGTVPVIVDTRSIPARPARLS is encoded by the coding sequence ATGGCGACCGACTTCCCGAAGCTGCTGTTCCAGTACCTGCCGGGCCTGTACCGGGACAAGGACACGCTGGGCGAGCTCCAGCGCTTCCTGGAGATCATGGCCCTGCCGCTGGAGGAGCTGGAGGCCAGCGTGGCCCAGCTCCACGAGGACTTCTTCGTCACGCGGGCTCGGGCGGAGCTCGTGCCGCTCATCGGCGCGCTGGTGGGCGTGGAGGTGGACACCTCGCTGCCCCCGCGCGCCCAGCGCGAGCAGGTCTCCGAGGCCGTCCGCTTCTACCGCTCCAAGGGCACGCAGGAGTCGCTGGACCGCTGGGCGGAGCGCCTCACCCAATGGCGCGTGACGCTGGTGGACTTCTCGCGCAGCGTCGCCCAGCTGCCCTTCGTGGACGCCCTGAACCCCGTCACGTTCCTGCTGGACCAGCCCGTCACGGAGGCGCCCGCCGGCAGTGGCCACTTCGTCCTCGGCGCGTCCCCGCCGCGCGCCCAGCCGCTGTTCGACGCCCTCACCGGCCGCCCCATCACCCGCCTCGCCCTGGCGGGACACGAGTCCGAGTACGCGGGCGTGGAGGGCCGCTTCACCCTCGAGGAGCGCGGCGTGGACCTGTTCCGTCCGCCCGAGGGCACGACGCCCCGGGTCGCCAGGGCCGCCGACCTCACCGACTTCGCCCAGCCCCGGGACGTGGACGGAACCACGCTCGTCCTCTCCTCGCATCAGGTGGCGGTGGACCCGGTGCTGGGCCGCTTCAAGTTCGCCCCGCCCCTGCCCCTGGCCGGCAACCTGCGCGCCACCTTCCACGCCCTCACGCCCGCCGCCATCGCGACCCAGGCATTCCACGTGGGCGACCCTTCGCGGATGCGGAGGCTGGGCCGCGCGGATGACCCGGCGCCCTACACCGTGGACCTCCGCGCTCCGCGCCACGCCCGGGAGCGCGTGGGGCAGCAGCACTTCGACAACCACGGCTTCTTCGTCACGCCGTGCCGCGTGCTCGACGACCAGCGCCCCAACGCCGTCCCCGTGGGCGCCTCCTCCGGCCGCTTCACCTTCGACAACCGCCCCCTGACGCTCGGGGACGACGCGGGCGTCGCGCTGCAACTGCTGGATGGGCTGGATGGCTCGCCGCTGACGCGCGCGAAGCTGGCCTCGCTCGGACAGCAGCGCTACGTCAACCAGCCGTGGGGCTTCACCCTGCGCGTCGCCGGCACCGTCATCACCGACCTGGCCGTCACGCCCGCGGTGCGGGTGGTCGCCGCCAACCTCTCCGACTTCGACCAGCCCAGGACCGTGACGGGCGCGCCCCTGAGCCTCGCGTCCAGGGACGTGGCCGTGGACCCGCAGCTGGGGCGCTTCATCCTCGACCTGACGGCGTTGGGCATCCAGGCCAGCGACCTCCGCGTGGACTACCTGCTGGGCACCGCGACCCGCGTGGAGGACGCGGTCGCGCGCGTGCTCGACGCCGACAGCGGGGTCTTCACCTTCTCCGGGGACGGCGCGCCGGTGACGCTGCGCGACGGCTTCGATGGGACGCCCATCGACATGGCCCTGCGCCTGGGGCGCTCTCCCGACGACTACCACCGCGCCCCCCGCGGCTGGGACATCCGCCGGCAGGGCTCCGACGTGGGCCTGCTCGTGGAGGTGAAGGACCTGGAGGACATCAGCGTTCCAGTCAGCGCGGGCCACGTCGCCGTGGACCCGCGGCTCGGCAGGCTCAAGTTCCCCTCGGGCTTCCTGAGCGGGAACGACCGCATCACCGTCAGCTACTTCTTCGAGGACACGGCGGCCCAGGCACAGGTCTTCACCAGCCTGGCCCAACGCCTGCCCGCGGCAGTCCCCGCGGGAACCGTCCCCGTCATCGTGGATACCCGAAGCATTCCGGCACGTCCCGCTCGGCTGAGCTGA
- a CDS encoding putative baseplate assembly protein codes for MAPPTPPTLTTVGRQKVIDYVTKDYEGFRQAMLNQIPLRLPQWTDRGESDFGVVLIELFAYVADILSYYQDRVANEAYLDTATQRRSVTELLRLIDYQIDPGLAASAYLHFDVTADVTVKDDAIPYRLRTAGRPGESDAVFEVTKLFALKLLNNAIPLSAQPALAAGTSAVRLDMASHALSEGDVVYLEEKQSLPDGTTKVRRSEPLRVARIQPVSADQHEVLWLPPLSESFSPADTTLKGNNVLATQGETINDEPLFVSDGTPGQRFTLSRKPVTHLLSNEPFRRRRSRPELEVLVDGQRWDDVESFFGSGPSDRHYVTTIDDADITTVTFGTGTRGAVPPAGSQVQARYRVGLGSGGNVGSDALSVPVTTVPGVKALNNPFAATGGADRESTEEAKISGPGSIIAQERAVTLRDYELLAEGFGGVGKARARVGLRGGYKVVQLYVAPENPQTVPPPPPSSELREKLQRFLEARMPVNRMAGVEVLAPRYIPVDITVEVHLKAEASPTRVRDEVSQVLRDLLSFAQQDFGKGVRVGEVYSALYPIQGVSYALLGRLRRQDQPATAKDCEFADVRMSENEMACLGLLTVNVIGGA; via the coding sequence ATGGCACCGCCGACTCCTCCCACCCTCACCACCGTCGGACGGCAGAAGGTCATCGACTACGTCACCAAGGACTACGAAGGCTTCCGCCAGGCCATGCTGAACCAGATTCCACTGCGGCTGCCGCAGTGGACGGACCGCGGCGAGAGCGACTTCGGCGTCGTCCTCATCGAGCTGTTCGCCTACGTGGCCGACATCCTGAGCTACTACCAGGACCGCGTGGCCAACGAGGCCTACCTGGACACCGCCACCCAGCGCCGCTCGGTGACGGAGCTGCTGCGGCTCATCGACTATCAGATCGACCCGGGCCTGGCCGCCTCCGCGTACCTCCACTTCGACGTCACCGCCGACGTGACGGTGAAGGACGACGCCATCCCCTATCGCCTCCGCACCGCGGGGAGGCCGGGCGAGTCCGACGCCGTCTTCGAGGTCACGAAGCTCTTCGCGTTGAAGCTCCTCAACAACGCCATCCCCCTGAGCGCCCAGCCCGCCCTCGCCGCGGGCACCTCGGCGGTGCGGCTCGACATGGCCAGCCATGCCCTGTCCGAGGGAGACGTCGTCTACCTCGAGGAGAAGCAGTCGCTGCCCGACGGCACCACGAAGGTGCGCCGCTCGGAGCCACTGCGGGTGGCGCGGATCCAGCCCGTGTCCGCGGACCAGCACGAGGTCCTCTGGCTGCCGCCGCTGAGCGAGTCCTTCTCCCCGGCGGACACCACGTTGAAGGGAAACAACGTGCTGGCGACGCAGGGCGAGACAATCAACGACGAGCCCCTCTTCGTCAGCGACGGGACGCCCGGCCAGCGCTTCACCCTCTCCCGCAAGCCCGTCACCCACCTGCTGAGCAACGAGCCCTTCCGGCGGCGCCGCTCCCGGCCCGAGCTGGAGGTCCTGGTGGACGGGCAGCGCTGGGACGACGTGGAGAGCTTCTTCGGCAGCGGCCCGTCGGACCGGCACTACGTCACCACCATCGACGACGCAGACATCACCACGGTGACGTTCGGCACCGGGACCCGCGGGGCCGTGCCGCCCGCGGGCAGCCAGGTCCAGGCGCGCTACCGCGTGGGCCTGGGCAGCGGCGGCAACGTGGGGTCGGACGCGCTCAGCGTGCCCGTCACCACCGTGCCCGGGGTCAAGGCGCTCAACAACCCCTTCGCCGCCACCGGCGGCGCGGACCGCGAGTCCACGGAGGAGGCGAAGATCTCCGGGCCGGGCTCCATCATCGCCCAGGAGCGGGCCGTCACCCTGCGGGACTACGAGCTGTTGGCCGAGGGCTTCGGCGGCGTGGGCAAGGCCCGCGCCCGCGTGGGGCTGCGCGGCGGCTACAAGGTCGTCCAGCTCTACGTGGCGCCGGAGAACCCCCAGACGGTGCCGCCGCCTCCTCCCTCCAGCGAGCTGCGGGAGAAGCTCCAGCGCTTCCTGGAGGCCCGCATGCCGGTCAACCGCATGGCCGGCGTGGAGGTGCTCGCGCCTCGCTACATCCCCGTGGACATCACGGTGGAGGTGCACCTGAAGGCGGAGGCCAGTCCGACGCGCGTGCGGGACGAGGTGAGCCAGGTGCTCCGCGACCTGTTGAGCTTCGCCCAGCAGGACTTCGGCAAGGGCGTGCGGGTGGGAGAGGTCTACTCGGCCCTCTATCCCATCCAGGGCGTGTCCTACGCGCTGCTCGGACGCCTGCGGCGCCAGGACCAGCCCGCGACCGCGAAGGACTGCGAGTTCGCGGACGTGCGGATGAGCGAGAACGAGATGGCCTGCCTCGGGCTGCTCACCGTGAACGTCATCGGGGGCGCGTGA
- a CDS encoding phage late control D family protein, with product MINEVVNIAIDGEPQDDLVPDIVQLEVEESLQEADVFRLRLALVPRADGVWSHVDDPRFQVWKRLRVEAGYPDDTQTLVDGLITHVELGFGAEQEPYLEVSGLDLSSKMDLEEKQRAWANKKDHEIARDIFSSYGLGYEVEDTVVQHAEAVSTILQCETDIRFLRRLAARNGFECRVRGGKGYFRSANLQAPPQKLLAVQFGEETNLASLRVHVDGTPATVTELRRVDPLEKRAETETLGALAERPLGRQSLAALRASLPDGRQLLRLQPSSSREEMRARLRGAYGPASQFVRVEGMLEGGIYRAVLRSGRLVTLKGVGERYSGLYYVTRVRHDFTLDGYTQHFEARRNGLGLTGGERFQAPPRPLAITSSRGDGEGSSSGSRVLPPSGSAFGGI from the coding sequence GTGATCAACGAGGTCGTCAATATCGCCATCGACGGCGAGCCCCAGGACGACCTGGTCCCGGACATCGTCCAGCTGGAGGTGGAGGAGTCGCTCCAGGAGGCCGACGTCTTCCGCCTGCGACTGGCGCTCGTGCCCCGCGCCGACGGCGTCTGGAGCCACGTGGACGACCCCCGCTTCCAGGTGTGGAAGCGGCTGCGCGTGGAGGCCGGCTATCCCGATGACACCCAGACGTTGGTGGACGGGCTCATCACCCACGTGGAGCTGGGCTTCGGCGCCGAACAGGAGCCCTACCTCGAGGTCTCCGGGTTGGACCTGTCGTCGAAGATGGACCTGGAGGAGAAGCAACGCGCCTGGGCCAACAAGAAGGACCATGAGATCGCCCGCGACATCTTCTCCTCGTACGGCCTGGGCTACGAGGTGGAGGACACCGTCGTCCAGCACGCCGAGGCGGTCTCCACCATCCTCCAGTGCGAGACGGACATCCGCTTCCTGCGCCGCCTGGCCGCCCGCAACGGCTTCGAGTGCCGGGTGCGTGGCGGCAAGGGCTACTTCCGCTCCGCCAACCTCCAGGCCCCGCCGCAGAAGCTGCTGGCCGTGCAGTTCGGGGAGGAGACCAACCTCGCGTCGCTCAGGGTCCACGTGGACGGCACGCCGGCCACCGTCACCGAGCTGCGTCGCGTGGACCCGCTGGAGAAGCGCGCGGAGACAGAGACGCTGGGGGCGCTCGCGGAGCGCCCGCTGGGCCGGCAATCCCTGGCCGCCCTGCGCGCGAGCCTGCCCGACGGACGCCAGCTGCTGCGCCTCCAGCCCTCCTCGTCCCGCGAGGAGATGCGGGCGCGGCTGCGCGGCGCCTACGGCCCGGCCAGCCAGTTCGTCCGGGTGGAGGGGATGCTCGAGGGCGGCATCTACCGGGCCGTGCTGCGCTCCGGCCGGCTGGTGACGCTCAAGGGCGTGGGCGAGCGCTACAGCGGCCTCTACTACGTGACGCGCGTCCGCCATGACTTCACGCTGGACGGCTACACCCAGCACTTCGAGGCCCGCCGCAACGGCCTGGGCCTCACCGGCGGCGAGCGGTTCCAGGCCCCTCCCCGCCCCCTGGCCATCACGTCCTCGCGCGGGGATGGCGAGGGCTCCTCGTCCGGCAGCCGCGTACTGCCGCCATCTGGAAGCGCCTTCGGAGGCATCTGA
- a CDS encoding LysM peptidoglycan-binding domain-containing protein translates to MRYQGSRYTGTEVIEPINGQGEHPRVLAPRRIAPPPGVLEYVVLEGERLDHLAHRFYGDPKKYWLLLDANPGVLNPFELLRPGQRIRVPANQVLGP, encoded by the coding sequence ATGCGCTATCAGGGTTCTCGCTACACCGGGACGGAGGTCATCGAGCCCATCAATGGCCAGGGTGAGCACCCGCGCGTGCTCGCCCCGCGCCGCATCGCCCCGCCCCCGGGCGTGCTCGAATACGTGGTGCTGGAGGGCGAGCGACTCGACCACCTGGCGCACCGCTTCTACGGAGACCCGAAGAAGTACTGGCTGCTGTTGGACGCCAACCCGGGCGTGCTCAACCCCTTCGAGCTGCTGCGTCCCGGCCAGCGCATCCGGGTGCCCGCCAACCAGGTGCTCGGGCCGTGA
- a CDS encoding phage tail protein, translated as MAKFTVNTHRFDPYRNFKFRVRVDGQYVAGVSKVSALKRTTEVTPWREGGDPSTSRQLPGKTTYAAVTLEAGLTHDTTFEAWASLVHNYQGDAAGSLKNFRKNISIDVFNEAGQRVHSYNLFRCWVSEYQALPDLDASANAVAIQTLKLENEGWERDTSVTEPTEA; from the coding sequence ATGGCCAAGTTCACGGTCAATACCCACCGCTTCGACCCGTACCGCAACTTCAAGTTCCGCGTGAGGGTGGACGGCCAGTACGTCGCAGGCGTCAGCAAGGTCAGCGCCCTCAAGCGCACGACCGAGGTCACCCCCTGGCGAGAGGGGGGAGATCCCAGCACCAGCCGCCAGCTCCCCGGCAAGACGACCTACGCGGCCGTCACCTTGGAGGCGGGGCTGACGCACGACACCACCTTCGAGGCCTGGGCCAGCCTGGTCCACAACTACCAGGGGGATGCCGCCGGCTCGCTGAAGAACTTCCGCAAGAACATCAGCATCGACGTCTTCAACGAAGCCGGGCAGCGCGTGCACTCGTACAACCTCTTCCGCTGCTGGGTCTCCGAGTACCAGGCCCTGCCGGACCTGGATGCCAGCGCCAACGCGGTGGCCATCCAGACCCTCAAGCTGGAGAACGAGGGGTGGGAGCGCGACACATCGGTGACCGAGCCCACGGAAGCCTGA